Genomic segment of Amphibacillus xylanus NBRC 15112:
GAAATGCCGATTACTGCTGGAATTTATAAAGTGTTATTTGAAAATGCGAACGCACGTGAAATTGTTGATGAACTGATGACAAGAACGAAAAGAAATGAAATTGATGAAATTCATAATATGCTAAAGCAGTATTATCAACAAAATTGATGATGAACGCCAAATCTCTTCCTTGCATATAGTATTGTAAAAGGTTTAGCAAGGAGGAAACTAGGTGAGTGAAAAGCAATCGAATCTTTTTAGTCAGATCAAAAAGAAAACAAATATTAATCCAACAGATATCTTTAAAGTAGCTAATTCCGTTCAGAATGCTGATTTTTCTGATGAGACAACTGTTAGGGATCTTGTTAAAAAACTAAGTCAAATGGCAAATAAACCAATTTCTAAAGAAAAAGAAGATAAATTGGTTAAAGTCATTACGCAAAATAAATTACCAAAGGATATGAATACACTAGGACAACAGTTTAAAAAGTGATTCGTAATGGGTGTTTGTATATACATTAATTAATTTCAAGCATAAACTATTATGCACAAGTACTCACTTTAAAGTTGCTTCTGGGTATTAATCCTGAGTCAAGCCGAGTTAGAATGCCCCTCTAACTCGGCTTTATTTGTGTTGGATAATCTTTTATGATCTAGTTAAATTGTCTCCCAAACTTACACACATGAAATAAAAACTAGTGCATATAAATTGAACAATAGGATTTTTTATTTTTCATAGAAATATTATTGAATCAACTGTCATATTCTATTGGGACAACATCATAGAATCATAGTGTCAGAAGAAGCGCACGTTGTTGTGTTGAAGGAGATCGGGAGGGGATTTTGTGGAAAATGTAGATCTAATTAAAGATATTTCTAAACGAACAAATGGTGATATCTATCTTGGTGTGGTCGGAGCAGTACGAACTGGTAAATCAACCTTCATTAAGAAATTCATGGAGAATATAGTTCTGCCAAACATGGAGGATGAAAATGATCGTGCTCGGGCTCAGGATGAATTACCACAGAGCTCAGCAGGTCGTACGATAATGACGACAGAACCAAAATTTGTACCAAACCAAGCTGTTCAATTAGAAGTGGATGATGGATTTTTTGTTAATGTTAGATTGGTGGATTGCGTAGGCTATACGATTGAAAGTGCACAAGGATTTGAAGATGAAAATGGTCCTAGAATGATTCATACTCCTTGGTATGAAGAGCCGATACCGTTCAATGAAGCGGCTGAAATTGGTACTCGTAAAGTTATTCAGGAACATTCTACGATTGGTGTAGTGGTAACCACTGACGGTACAATTGGTGATATTCCTCGTTCAGACTATCTGGATGCAGAAGCTAGAATTGTTGATGAATTAAAGGAAGTTGGCAAACCCTTTATTATGATTTTAAATTCTACAAAACCGTACAGTCAAGAGACAGAATTATTAAGACAGTCTTTAAATGAACAATATGATATTCCAGTAATCGCAATGAGTGCAGAAAACATGAACGAAGACGATGCTTATAATGCGCTTCGAGAGGCGCTATTTGAATTCCCTGTCTTAGAGGTAAATGTTAACTTACCAAGTTGGGTTATGGTTCTAGAGGAAGATCATTGGTTAAAAGTTAATTATCAAGAAGCGATTCAAGAAACAGTTAAAGACATTAGAAGATTGAGAGATGTCGATAGAATTATTGGTCATTTTGCTGAGTATGATTTTATTGAATCAGCTAAAATTCATGGTGTTGATATGGGTGAAGGAATTGCAGAAATTGATTTAGATGCACCGAATTATCTATATGATCAAGTCTTGAAAGAAATAGTCGGTGTCGAGATAACAGGTAAAGACCATCTCTTACAGCTTATGCAAGAATTTTCTAAAGCAAAACGAGAGTATGATCAAATCGCTGATGCGCTTGCAATGGTTAAGCAAACAGGTTATGGTGTAGCTTCACCGAGCATTGGTGATATGACATTAGAAGAACCAGAAATAATTCGTCAAGGCTCCCGTTATGGCGTTAGACTAAAAGCACTTGCTCCTTCAATTCATATGATTAAAGTAGAAGTAGAGTCTGAATTTTCACCTATCATTGGGACGGAGAAGCAAAGTGAAGAACTGGTACGTTACTTAATGCAAGATTTTGAAGATGATCCATTATCGATTTGGCAATCGGATATCTTTGGACGCTCGCTAAGTTCGATTGTGAGAGAAGGTATTCAAGGTAAATTAACTTTAATGCCTGAAAATGTTCGTCATAAGCTTAAAGATACGTTAGAAAAAATTATTAACGAAGGATCAGGCGGCATGATCGCGATTATACTATAACGACTTGATAATCAAGTCGTTTATTTTTTTTGCAATATTAATATTCTCAATTGATAAAGTGATACTCAAATACTAATAAATATATTTTGACAAAAGCCGATAAATAAACAGATTATTTTTATTCCAAATCTTGCTTTATTATATTGTCTATGTTACGATTTATCTGGTTAAAGCTTGTCATAGCAACCTATATCGTTCATCAAAACGTATTTTACTGATACTTTTATACTTTTTTTTAATAAATTTAATTAATCATGTATTTTTTGTTGAATTTCTGGTAAAAGTCGTATATTATAGGCTTTGTCATCATTTTATTTGATGATTAGAAGTATAGAATAATTAGTTTTGGTGAACAAATGGAATATAACCGTTTTAATTCTAATGCTTCAAGAATTTAAAAACGGAGGAGGTGAATGTCATGAACAAGACAGATTTAGTTAATGCTGTAGCTGAGAGAAGTGAGCTTTCTAAAAAAGATGCTGCAAAAGCTGTAGACGCAGTTTTAGAATCTATCATGGATTCACTTAAAAATGGTGAAAAAGTACAACTTATCGGTTTTGGTAACTTTGAAGTGCGTGATCGTGCTGCTCGTAAAGGCCGCAACCCACAAACTGGAGCTGAAATTGAAATTCCAGCAAGCAAAGTTCCTGCTTTCAAACCAGGTAAAGCCCTTAAAGATATCGTAAAATAATACCTACATAGGGCCGAAGAGGGTGCAAAGTCGCACCCTCTTTTCATTTATATAATTCTATCTGTAAAAATACGAATGGAATGGGTGATAACAAATGGATGCAGAATTCGTTATAATTAAGGCAGAGGAAAATGGTGTACAAGTTATTGGTTTAACTAGGGGAGAATCAACTAAGTTTCATCATGCCGAAAAGCTTGATGCAGGTGAACTATTAATTGTTCAATTCACTGAACATACTTCTGCAATAAAAATTAAAGGTAAAGCAACTGTTCAATCGCGTCATGGAGAAATTAATACTTTTAACTAATATTGATTGAACATACAGTGGAGGTCTAGTTAGATGATTAGTGACTTAATTACAGATAAGATAAATCAAGAATTCCAACCGTTTATTAATTCAGCAGTAAAAGACCTATTATTAAAAGATGATCCACGTTTATTAATTTACCGAGACCTTATTACACTTGCGGATTGGGATGAAGCAAAAAAGGTTGATATAATTGTTTCAATCCACTTATTACAACTGTCACTTGACCTTCACAGACAAGTTTTAAGTCAAACGTCTGAACGAAAAACTGAAATTATTTTAATTGGTGATTATTTAAGTGCCCAACATTATGATTTATTGGCCAGTCATTCAGAATATCAATTAATTAAGGCACTAGCATCAGTAACCAAATCAATTAATCAATTAAATATAAATGTTGATAAATTAATGCCACATAATTTCAATCAATTTATTAAGATTAATGCTCAAATTGATACATTGATTATTAATCAACTTTTAAAGTATTTTAATTTAGCTGAATTAAACTTATTTATTACTGAAGCCAGTTACTATTATTCACTGATATCATTTAGTCAAATAGAATCATCTGTTGATGAAATTAAGTTAATGATTCCTTTTAGGAGATCTTCATTAAATAATACAGAACGACAGATTCATGTCAGATATCAAGGCTTAGTACGCATGATTAAAAAACAGTTAAAACGCCACTTTCATTTGGCTTATCTAGCTTGAAAACTAGACTGTAAATACATATTTGTATAGGATGATTTGATGAATCTTTTATTGCAATATCGTGATTTGGAAAATGAAATAAAGCAGATCGATCAAATTCTATATGGTCGACTTTCTCAAGCAGATGAACCGATTCGATCAGCTGCAATTCAACTGCTCCAAGCTGGTGGAAAACGCTCTCGACCTTTACTTTGTTTAATATCTAGTTCCTTTGGAGAGCGTGATCGTACAAAAGCATATGATATGGCTAGTGCAATTGAGTTAATACATATGAGTAGCCTAATACACGATGATATGATTGACAATGCCCAATTGCGCAGAGGGAAAAAAACGATCCATCTCCAATATAATACTCTTATTGCGACTATGGTTGGTGATTATTTAGTGGCAGAGGCATTAGAAATAATGGCTTTAGTAGAGGATAAACAAGCTCATCAGCTTTTTTCAAATACTTTAAAACAACTGGCAATCGGTGAACTGATCCAATACCAGAATCGTTATCAATTAGAGCGTTCTTTAAAAACATATTTTAAGAAAAATCGTAACAAAACAGCAAAATTTATTGGATTGTCTTGTATATTAGGTGCCATCGCCACACAAGCAGATAAAAAGCTTCAAAAACATTTATATTTGATCGGCTATTATTTAGGGATGTCATATCAAATTGTAGATGATATTTTAGACTTTTCTTCAAATAGTGATGAGATGGGAAAATTAATTGGACAAGACTTACGTGAGGGCTATTTAACCTTACCAACATTACTTGCAATGAATGATGATCAAATATATAAAAAAGTGCATAACCTTTTTAAACAATCCAATCAAGGGAATGTGCTTGATTTTGAAGATCTAATTGCCGATATAAAGAATAGTGACGCAATTAGCAAAGCTTATCAATATAGCCAATGGTATTTAGAAAAAGCTCGACAGAAAATAAATCAATTACCCGATCAAGCAGAAAAATATATCTTCTTGCAACTAATCGGTTATTTAAGCAAACGGAAGTACTAACAATGTAACTGTTTAATTACTGATTGCTTTACTTGTGATGATAATATAGAACAGTAATGAACAAGTGAGGAGAAATGATTATGCCAGATTATCAAGCATTTACGCAATTGATCAAAGATAAGACAAATATTGATTTAAATTTATACAAAGAAGTACAAATGAAAAGGCGTTTAACATCACTCAGAGATAAACGAGGCTTCAACACGTTTAAAAGTTACTTTGCTGCATTAGATAAAGATCAAGCTTTAATGGAAGAATTTTTAGATAAAATGACGATTAACGTATCAGAATTTTTCCGTAACTCTAAACGCTGGGAAGTACTAGAGAAAAAAATCCTTCCTGATATGTTAAAGAAAAAATCGAAATTAAAAATTTGGAGTGCTGCTTGTTCTACTGGTGATGAACCTTATACGATTGCGATGATTTTAAAACAATATATTGATTTAAATAATGTTAGTATTCTAGCAACGGATATTGATGAAAAAATCCTCGAACGTGCAAAGCAAGGGATATATACTGAACGAGCACTGAAAGAAGTACCGCAAGATTTTAAAGATAAGTTTTTTGTACATAAGGATTCTTTATATGTAATTGATGATTCATTAAAAAAACCTATTACGTTCAAACAGCATAACTTACTTTCTGATCCTTACCCTAACGGATTTGATCTGATAGTTTGTCGAAATGTTATGATTTATTTTACTGATGAGGCTAAAAATCAGATTTACCACAAATTTAGTGATGCTTTAGTTGATAACGGGGTGTTCTTCGTTGGAAGTACAGAGCAAATCTTCTCCCCTGAAAAGTATAATTTTAAATTACTAGATACATTTTTCTATACAAAACAAGGTTAAAAGATTAAAGAAACGAAAATCAACTGTAAAGTCGATGACCGTTTCTTTTTGTTTCAATGTCAAATAGTGTTGGTAGGTTTTATAATTAGTCGAGAATAAATATGTTTTAGTTTTAATAAAGATACAACTTGTTCACCGCAGGTGAAATACACTCGCTTTCTTACGTTTAGTCAAGTGTTTAAATCCCTTTTTTTAATTAATTCCCGGAGGGGTACCCCTCCGGGAATTAATTAAAATTTTGCACTTCGAATAGACCTTGTGTTTTTTGTCTTTTTTCAAGGTCTATTGTGTTATAATTAAATCATAGTATGATTATTGTTGGCTTGAAGCTTTCTCATAATCATACAATAGGTCGTTTTGAATAAGATGAAATGTGACTTTCAAGAATTTATTCATACAAGCGACTACTGCAACCTTATGATGCTTATTATAGGGTTGTTTTTTTAATTTATAATAATAATCAACTAAATGATTTATTTGTTTTCCTTTAGCAGAAAGCATTGAGACAATCATAAAATACAAAATACCACGCAGTCTACTATTACCTCGTTTATTTATACGATCTTTATACTCCATATTTCCAGACTGATATCTTACGATATCTATACCGGCGTATGCATTTAGTTGTTTATTATTTTTAAAACGTGTTAAATCCCCTAGTTCAGCTATGATTCTACAGGCTAATTTATCTTTTATTCCGGGAAATGACCGAAGGATCCTGTATTCTTTACGGTCTTTTGACATTTCTGTCATTCTTTGAATGATTTCATCTTGCTCTTCCTCCATCTCTAATATTTTCTTGGCATAATCCCTTACTAACTCACAAGAATAGTCTGTTTCATCAACTGCTGGAAATGAATCCTTTGCGATTTCAATCAATAAAATTGCTCTTTCCTCTAACTTTTTTAATGAATAGTTTTTCTTAGTGCATTTTTTAATACGATTTTTAATAACTGTTTTAGATCGTTTTAATATCAAGTTTGGGTGAGGGAATACTTGTACAAGATTATAATAAAGTTTTGATTTGTTAATAAAAGCCGTATCAAAGTCTGGGAAAGATAATTGTAATGATGCATGTAGTCGATTTTTGTACTGAATCTTCTCTTTCATAATCTCATCATAGCGACGTGACATTGTACGCATCTGTTCGTAATAAGAATCTTCGCGATAAGTTTGGAAATAATCGTTTTTAAAATGATTCTTAGCCAGTTGATGCGCATCACTTATATCTGTTTTGTTTCTTCTTAGAGATTGGGTGTTAAGGTGTGCTAATAAAGGATTTAAAGAATAATAAACGAGATTATTCTCTCGTAAGAATCGTTCTAAAGCAGCCGAATATACTCCAGTCGCTTCAAAAACAAATTCTAAGGTATAATTATTCTTTTCACTTAGATCTTTAATGATTTTACTTAAATTAGAGAATCCCGTTTTTGAATGAATTAACCTCCCTTCAAATTCACAGTTACCTTGCTCGTTGTAAGCGGCCATGGTACTACTCTTTCGACTAACGTCGAAAGCAATAACGCATCTCATTTTCTTCTCCTCCTTAATATTTTTGTAGAAGTCTCCACTTTACCTTATCGATTCCACTTTCTTATACACGGTCTCTGGGGACCCAACATACTAAGCTGATTCAAATAAGGGAGTGAAGTTAGCCAGTTTCCGATCGTCGAACTCAAGGTCCTTAGCGTGATTCGGCTTTACTTCACTTCTACTATAAAAAAATAGTAGCACAAAACCTGGCCTAGGTCTTGTACTACTAATCTTAGTATGTTTCCGCGGGCACGGCTTTTAGCTAACTAAGGCAAGCAAAGAGCGCTTGCCTTAGTGGATCTTCAGCTCGTGCTGAGACTGCGATTACTCGTCCCACCGAAAAGATTTATTCCCGCAGGAGTCTCGTGTATTTCACCTGCTGTTTTTCACTTCTAAATTAAATGGCTGCTTCATATCGTGTTTCTATTTGTATTTTTTTACTCGAATTTGTTTCTATTGCTTTAAACTTGAAGTGAATCATAATTCGTTTCTTAAAATAAAAAAATAACGTTAGTAAGTTTTCAAACTCACCAACGTTATATATTGTACAACCTTCTTTTTTTGCTTTAATTAAGGTGTAAGATCTATTGAAAAGTTTGAAAAAAAAGAATTATCTATCTATTTATAAAGACAGAATCAATCTGTTATGGTATATTAATTAAAATATAGACTACATAAGGAGGAAATTTTATGCGCTATTTAACTGCTGGAGAGTCGCATGGTAAACAATTAACGACAATTGTTGAGGGTGTCCCTGCATTGATGCCATTGACTAGCGATGAAATAAATGAATCTCTTCTTAGAAGACAAAAAGGACACGGCCGTGGTAAACGGATGCAGATTGAGAAAGATTTAGTGGATATTGCGGGTGGTGTGCGTCATGGTTATACATTAGGTTCACCGCTTGCATTAATCGTTAAAAACGATGATTTTAAGCATTGGACGGATATTATGGGTGAAGACCCAATTGATGAAGATAAAAAATTACGCAGAGTTGTGACAAGACCAAGACCTGGACACGCTGATTTAAATGGTGCAATAAAATATGGTCATCGAGATATGCGAAATATTCTTGAGCGGTCATCTGCCCGAGAGACTGCTGCACGTGTAGCAGCAGGAGCAGTCGCAAAAGCATTGCTTAAAAATCTAGGTATTAATATTGTCGGTTATGTAAATGAAATTGCAGGAATTAAGGCTAAAGACTATCCGGAGTTAACGATAGAAGATAAAATGAAGATTTCTGAAGAATCACCTGTTCGCTCGTTGGACCCAGAAGCTAGCCAAAAAATGATGGATGCAATTGATAAGGCTAAAAAAGATGGAGATTCAATCGGTGGTATCTGTGAGGTTTATGTTGAAGGGATGCCTGCAGGAATTGGATCATATGTTCATTATGATCGAAAGCTAGATGCTAGAATTGCTTTTGCAGTCCAAAGCATTAACGCATTTAAAGGTGTTGAATTTGGAATTGGATTTGAGGCAGCTAGACGTCATGGTAGCGAGGTCCATGATGAAATTATTTGGTCAGAGGAAACAGGGTTTAGACGCCGTACAAACAATTTAGGTGGTTTTGAAGGTGGTATGACTACTGGTATGCCAATTGTTGTTAAAGGTGTTATGAAACCTATTCCAACATTATATAAACCATTACAGAGTGTTGATATTGAAACAAAAGAAACATTTAACGCAAGTATCGAACGTTCTGACTCGTGTGCAGTACCAGCTGCAGCAGTTGTAATGGAACATGTCGTTGCATTTGAACTAGCTAAAGCGATTTTAGAACAGTTCCCGAACGATCAGTTTCCAAAACTGAAAAAGGCAATTGATCAGTATCGTGAAGAAGTCAGGTGTTTTTAAGTGAAGAAGATAACGATTCAAACGAGTACAAATCAATATGATGTTACGATCGGGGAAGGTTTACGACATCAAGTACTTGAGTATTTGCCCAAACAATACAGTCGAATATTTATTATTACAGACAGTAATGTTGCACCACTTTACTTACATGATGTGATTAATTCTATTAATGGTGCTTCTCCAGTGGATTACGCTGTTGTCCCTGCTGGTGAAGCATCCAAAAGTATTCAAATATATTATGATTTAATGTCTGATGCTATTAAAGCAGGGCTTGATCGTGATAGTTTAATTATCGCACTTGGTGGTGGTATGGTTGGTGATTTAGCCGGATTTGTAGCAGCAACGTTCATGAGAGGAATTGATTTTATTCAAATGCCTACAACTATTTTGGCCCATGATAGTAGCGTTGGTGGTAAAGTAGCGATTAATCATGATGAAGGCAAGAATTTAATCGGGTGCTTTTATCCACCAGTGGCAGTAATCTATGATGTGGAAACGTTGCATACTCTACCATTTAAGGAAATCCGTTCAGGCTATGCTGAAATAGTAAAACACAGCTTCATCCAT
This window contains:
- the spoIVA gene encoding stage IV sporulation protein A — protein: MENVDLIKDISKRTNGDIYLGVVGAVRTGKSTFIKKFMENIVLPNMEDENDRARAQDELPQSSAGRTIMTTEPKFVPNQAVQLEVDDGFFVNVRLVDCVGYTIESAQGFEDENGPRMIHTPWYEEPIPFNEAAEIGTRKVIQEHSTIGVVVTTDGTIGDIPRSDYLDAEARIVDELKEVGKPFIMILNSTKPYSQETELLRQSLNEQYDIPVIAMSAENMNEDDAYNALREALFEFPVLEVNVNLPSWVMVLEEDHWLKVNYQEAIQETVKDIRRLRDVDRIIGHFAEYDFIESAKIHGVDMGEGIAEIDLDAPNYLYDQVLKEIVGVEITGKDHLLQLMQEFSKAKREYDQIADALAMVKQTGYGVASPSIGDMTLEEPEIIRQGSRYGVRLKALAPSIHMIKVEVESEFSPIIGTEKQSEELVRYLMQDFEDDPLSIWQSDIFGRSLSSIVREGIQGKLTLMPENVRHKLKDTLEKIINEGSGGMIAIIL
- a CDS encoding heptaprenyl diphosphate synthase component 1; protein product: MISDLITDKINQEFQPFINSAVKDLLLKDDPRLLIYRDLITLADWDEAKKVDIIVSIHLLQLSLDLHRQVLSQTSERKTEIILIGDYLSAQHYDLLASHSEYQLIKALASVTKSINQLNINVDKLMPHNFNQFIKINAQIDTLIINQLLKYFNLAELNLFITEASYYYSLISFSQIESSVDEIKLMIPFRRSSLNNTERQIHVRYQGLVRMIKKQLKRHFHLAYLA
- the aroB gene encoding 3-dehydroquinate synthase, translated to MKKITIQTSTNQYDVTIGEGLRHQVLEYLPKQYSRIFIITDSNVAPLYLHDVINSINGASPVDYAVVPAGEASKSIQIYYDLMSDAIKAGLDRDSLIIALGGGMVGDLAGFVAATFMRGIDFIQMPTTILAHDSSVGGKVAINHDEGKNLIGCFYPPVAVIYDVETLHTLPFKEIRSGYAEIVKHSFIHESSFWSTISQVNLIEAINDTELVNHLLKGIEVKAQIVEQDEYESNIRQFLNFGHTLGHALESEIGYGEITHGEAVAIGMLFAFQVSEKLYEIKLPYEQLINWLKSNQYPLKIQEIATDKLVTRMKRDKKSKSQKITMVLLREVGKPLIEQLDDQTIHLWLGEFLQELKCH
- a CDS encoding CheR family methyltransferase, with translation MPDYQAFTQLIKDKTNIDLNLYKEVQMKRRLTSLRDKRGFNTFKSYFAALDKDQALMEEFLDKMTINVSEFFRNSKRWEVLEKKILPDMLKKKSKLKIWSAACSTGDEPYTIAMILKQYIDLNNVSILATDIDEKILERAKQGIYTERALKEVPQDFKDKFFVHKDSLYVIDDSLKKPITFKQHNLLSDPYPNGFDLIVCRNVMIYFTDEAKNQIYHKFSDALVDNGVFFVGSTEQIFSPEKYNFKLLDTFFYTKQG
- a CDS encoding HU family DNA-binding protein encodes the protein MNKTDLVNAVAERSELSKKDAAKAVDAVLESIMDSLKNGEKVQLIGFGNFEVRDRAARKGRNPQTGAEIEIPASKVPAFKPGKALKDIVK
- a CDS encoding IS110 family RNA-guided transposase — encoded protein: MRCVIAFDVSRKSSTMAAYNEQGNCEFEGRLIHSKTGFSNLSKIIKDLSEKNNYTLEFVFEATGVYSAALERFLRENNLVYYSLNPLLAHLNTQSLRRNKTDISDAHQLAKNHFKNDYFQTYREDSYYEQMRTMSRRYDEIMKEKIQYKNRLHASLQLSFPDFDTAFINKSKLYYNLVQVFPHPNLILKRSKTVIKNRIKKCTKKNYSLKKLEERAILLIEIAKDSFPAVDETDYSCELVRDYAKKILEMEEEQDEIIQRMTEMSKDRKEYRILRSFPGIKDKLACRIIAELGDLTRFKNNKQLNAYAGIDIVRYQSGNMEYKDRINKRGNSRLRGILYFMIVSMLSAKGKQINHLVDYYYKLKKQPYNKHHKVAVVACMNKFLKVTFHLIQNDLLYDYEKASSQQ
- a CDS encoding polyprenyl synthetase family protein; translation: MNLLLQYRDLENEIKQIDQILYGRLSQADEPIRSAAIQLLQAGGKRSRPLLCLISSSFGERDRTKAYDMASAIELIHMSSLIHDDMIDNAQLRRGKKTIHLQYNTLIATMVGDYLVAEALEIMALVEDKQAHQLFSNTLKQLAIGELIQYQNRYQLERSLKTYFKKNRNKTAKFIGLSCILGAIATQADKKLQKHLYLIGYYLGMSYQIVDDILDFSSNSDEMGKLIGQDLREGYLTLPTLLAMNDDQIYKKVHNLFKQSNQGNVLDFEDLIADIKNSDAISKAYQYSQWYLEKARQKINQLPDQAEKYIFLQLIGYLSKRKY
- the aroC gene encoding chorismate synthase, with amino-acid sequence MRYLTAGESHGKQLTTIVEGVPALMPLTSDEINESLLRRQKGHGRGKRMQIEKDLVDIAGGVRHGYTLGSPLALIVKNDDFKHWTDIMGEDPIDEDKKLRRVVTRPRPGHADLNGAIKYGHRDMRNILERSSARETAARVAAGAVAKALLKNLGINIVGYVNEIAGIKAKDYPELTIEDKMKISEESPVRSLDPEASQKMMDAIDKAKKDGDSIGGICEVYVEGMPAGIGSYVHYDRKLDARIAFAVQSINAFKGVEFGIGFEAARRHGSEVHDEIIWSEETGFRRRTNNLGGFEGGMTTGMPIVVKGVMKPIPTLYKPLQSVDIETKETFNASIERSDSCAVPAAAVVMEHVVAFELAKAILEQFPNDQFPKLKKAIDQYREEVRCF
- the mtrB gene encoding trp RNA-binding attenuation protein MtrB; amino-acid sequence: MDAEFVIIKAEENGVQVIGLTRGESTKFHHAEKLDAGELLIVQFTEHTSAIKIKGKATVQSRHGEINTFN
- a CDS encoding stage VI sporulation protein F; its protein translation is MSEKQSNLFSQIKKKTNINPTDIFKVANSVQNADFSDETTVRDLVKKLSQMANKPISKEKEDKLVKVITQNKLPKDMNTLGQQFKK